Genomic DNA from Channa argus isolate prfri chromosome 2, Channa argus male v1.0, whole genome shotgun sequence:
CATGAAAACGGGagagtatttaaaatgtaccGTACTCTATGTCATAAGGTACTGCCTTTCtgaataaaagctttatttttgtaGAGCTGTTGGTTTTTCATTAGTGAACCACCAAACTCCTGACAGAGAAAGTGAGCTTCACTGGTGTTTAAACAGGAAAACGTCTGTTTCATAGCTCTACAACAGTTGATAGTTTATACTTCATAGAACAGGcccaacattaaaaccactgacagGAAAAATGGGCAAATGTCAGGAATCTCAGCAACTTTTATAATACAGACAAATAGAAATGAAAGGACAACTGGGTCACaacatttctaaaacagcaGTTCATGTGATGTGGTCCCagtttgcagtttgcagttCCTGCCAAAAGTGGTCAAAGGAACTGAAACATAGTCAGGCCTAATCTGCTTTGATCCCAGAGAAGATCTGCTGCAGCATAAGTTGCTGAAAAGTTTAATACGGCCATGATTGACgagtggcagaaaaaaacacagtttgctgcCTATGAAGCAGTGAATCTACAGTCCAGTCCGAGTGttcatgctgacccctgtccatcACAGCCACTCCTACAGTGGGCATGTGAGTTTTAGATCCAAGCCATGGAGCTATGAAAGAAGGCTGATCAatcattcttttcttttacctCATGtaaatggtgtgtgtttgtatgatgtTTAGAGGTGGCACCAGGATGTACAATGAGAATCTAGTTACATCCTCAACTCTCATCTTAAACCACATGAAGAGCAAAGCTGCTAACAGAAGAAACCTTCAGAGTCAGTGCTTGGATGGGTCAGAGAAGTTGTAGCAACAAAAGGGGACTTACACAATATTAggcatattttcatttgtatatTGTTTATAAGGAAAGGTACCTCACACTTCTGCATGAGTAAACACTATTTGCTGTGGTTTCAAATATGTGTGCAAATGTGCCTAAATATGTAAGTGATGAGCTGGAAGCGGCTACTAAAGTTGCCAAGTGTgtcatgaaaatgtaaatatgccaAATACGGTATATGCAATTCAAAATACCAATAATGCTTTTTGTTAATATGTGATATTTAACACCTGGTTTATCTATTGATGGTCTAGACTCTTTATTCAATTGATGAGGGTATGACAGACACCTGAATCAATTCTGTAATTCCTACTTCTGAGGATCCTGCATTGATTTTTCAGGCAGTTGGTGTTGCAGTCTCCTCCATGAAGACATCAGTCAGTGCAGGCTGCATGAAAGGAAGAGGTGGTGGAGGACAAGACCAAGTAACTATTGGTCTCTTCAATGTTTCCATTGTTTGAAGTTTGAGCAAACATAATTGTGCCAATAACAGCATTTTAAGACGAAATTatgcagagacaaaaagaggcTCTTCAAGATGCTCCATCTGTCTCTTCAAACACCAGCCACAGTTGATGACAACAGATGCTTGTGTgaggttttgttgttggtttcaCATGTATACAAAGGcataaaagattaaataaatcGGTATTAACATTCCTGGAGCAGAATTTGTTCGGATCAGATTAGTTTAAATGATCTATTAGATGTATAATATGTTTAATCACAGTGATCACATATCACAAATTACACCACAAGGCTGTGGTTGTTATTGTtccattaaagaaaatattcctagtttattgttttatgcTATTATCTTAAAGTAATAGTCAGGTGTCAAACTATTCCTCCTATCCAATCTGGTCATTGTAAAGTGTATGAGGAATCTGTATTTagttgtatttagttttttaaaaaaaagggtgtATTTTATTATCTATTTTTAAGATATCTCTTAATAGCCTACAaaatatttaggaaaaaaacagtttcagtgtTCATACAGGCAAATAACCTGTCTTTTTATGGTAGACAAAAGGACCCAGCATGAACCCACCCATCAGACTCTGAGGCCGCATTAATTCAGCTGATCCCtagcaaaacagtaaaagtttgaaggcaaaagcaaaacaataaaattgttttttaaattgttttatgtttttattttgaaaacagcTGGAAGTttaacagacagagagacaagagaAGCTACAACACAACTTACAGGGGGATGAGTTTAATCTGGACCAAACTTGTTGCGTTTTTATATTTCAGCCAATTAAATAGAcattggtgccagtcccaagacCAGATACaaggttgtggcaggaagggcatccggtgtaaaaacacatgccaaatcaacgttgAGACCCCTTCAGGGACAAGCCCAGAGCTGTTGATTTGAACCAATTCAAAAAACATGTCATAATATCTGTTATCAGTTATTTTGCACAGTAAAATACgttttaaaattactttcttACCTATGCAGCATGAATTGATTTCCACTACAGTGACATTTTTCATGCCTGTGCTTGTGTTGGATTTCACATTAATCTGCCTACAGATTCTTTGTGTAATCTctactacattaaaatatagtttttgtgttgtgtggagTAAAAAAGGTTCcagtgaatttgtttttaaagactaAGTTACTCTCCCCCTTAAAATCATGTATTTGCTGACTTCTCATGTTGTAATGACTCACCTTGCTGCAGTGATACTGTATACAGGTGTGCTTCTGTACTCTGTGACATCACTGTTACAGAATCAGATTACAAGTGAAAcatattgattttttaaaaatgtatctgtagTATTATTACATCTTCTGTTGGTGCTGTCCAGCAGGTGTGAGTTCTTGGTAAAATTGATGACTACTGTCCAGACcatcatttctgtgtttttgggtACTAAAATTGTTCAATACTTCACTTACATTCAAAATTGAAGAGAATTCAGATATGTGTGGTATGTAATAAATTGCTGACCTAAATAAAGCTTCATTTAATCACATAAATGCCTGCGTTTCTTGAAAGCTCAAGATATTAAAGCATGAATCCATGACAtgaagagacaaacacacagcatgtcTAATAATTATGCTTAATAAATGTTTCTGACTGCTCTGGTCCATTAAAAAGCTGTGGATGGAAGTGTGTGGATTGATGTTTCTTGCTTGACTTCGGCCTGTCATTTTCTGCCTTGGACACGGACACAAGCTCATCTGGTGATAAATCAACCTTTAAACAGCTCTCCTCTGATTCAGCAGCTATTTCTTCATCTCTTTCCTCCTTCCACAGACGTTGATACTCCTGTTTAAGCTCCTGATACGAACGGGAGAAAGTGTGAAAGATAGATGTGGCAGGGAACGCCATGATGAGGATGCCACTCAGGATGCTGGTAAGTGCCACTATCTGCCCGGGAATGCTGCGCGGCACCATGTCACTATAGCCCACAGTGGTCATAGAGATGATGGCCCACCAGTAAGAAGCCGGGATGCTGCTGAAGctgtggtgggggtgggtggcAGCAAATGGTGCCAGTTCACTTTCTGCTAGATGGACCAGAGGTGAGAAGAGGGCCACAGCCACGCAGacgaacagcagcagcaggccaaATTCCCTCATGCTGCGCTGCATGGTCAGCCCTAAAGTCTGCAGGCCCAGAGAGTGGCGAGCTAGCCGCATCGCATACAGGATCCGAAGGGCACGCAGCAAGCGCAATATTAAGCTTAGTTTACCCAGATAGCCTCTGCCTGCACCCATAATGACTTCCTCTTGTGACTCATCTCTGACGTCGACAACCAGAGAGATATAGTATGGCAGAATGGCGATGGCATCTATGATGTTGAGGGGGCCACGAGTCTTTAAAGTACGTTTTGGAgcttattgttttttgtaatttcacaaGGACGACTACCTTGAGTCTTTTCTATATCTCTAACTTCAGTTGCATTTTGTAGCTATTAGGTTATAAGTTTAATCAGGAAAAAGCCCTTTTACAGGTAAAagcactgaaaactgaaaaatgtctccTATACTGTTATGATTTACAAAATTGTAGTTTAAAAcagtttaaggaaaaaaaaacacatcttcacATTGAGTAAGTTagaaatttgttttgatttaacaGCCAATTTACAACCTGCAATTATTTCACATGCTAACTGCTAACTGCATGGTAATATGTTATATATTTGCATATGATGAACACCCTCCCAAAGCTGCGGGTAGCGTGAAGTGGATACATAATATTTATGTTTCAGTATAACAATTTGATACATAACCAAGCTGGTCATTCAGAAATAAAGGCTCCAGCTTCTTTGGGGCTGTGAAAAATATTGCAATGCCTAGAATTTATTATATTGACCAAATAATGTCAGTTATCATTCATTGCTCTCGATGATTGTTGTTTGGAGGCTGTAATGGAAAGTAAGTTTGGGGTTTATTAGAATGGCTCTTATAATGTAGGGATTAGTGGATGTATAAACACAACAAGCCTTATGTATTAGACTGCCAATACAtgccaaaaaatatttaatcatcAGTCAGGCTTTTTGTGAGGTGTTGATGGTgcctggaaaacacaaaatgcaatttaCTGTCCTGCAGGTATTTCAGTGCTTATGATTTCAttcaaaaatgaaggaaaatgcCATGAAGTAAAAAATATGTGTTGCAAAGACAGATTGCTGCATTAATTCACACACTGACTGACTTATACTAAAGTGTGTGTTACAgataaaactttaatttctaTGACACTTAATCCCCAGAATCTAATTCTAAAAATTAAACAGCAGGGGAACCCCACAGTTGATTCTGTgtacagctttttaatatctccTCAATTTCTCTGTACAGAAAACCGCTGcagtgaaagagaaaggagaagatGAGGAAATAGAAGGGAAACTACAGGCTGGTTTCTAAGAACCTAACAGAGTAAGAATGAGGGGACGGAGACATCAGCTGTGTATAAAAGGAGCTCAGAGCAGGTCTCTAACACAGATCAGACCAGATCAGCCATCAAGGTTAAAGACTTCGATCCAAATAGAAGGAGAACATCTGTCTCTGTTGGGGAACCATGAAGACCCTGGTGGCTGTCGTACTTCTAACTCTGATCTGCATTGTGCATCGCTCTGCTGGTTAGTAACTCTGCTCGATTTTTCTGAGAGCTGTGAGAGTAAACTGCATTTAGGAGACaaactattaaatatttttgtaacgtTATGTGTTCAGGTTTAGACGCTGCAAATTTACTTATGAGTAATGGATGCTGTACAGTCTACAGTCCAGTACGAGTTCCTAAGGGAAGAATTAAAAATGTGGTGATGACCCCAAGTTCCTGTGCATCCAAAGCCATTGTGTAAGTATATACAGAAAGTGGACTGAACTGAATGTGTACTATTACTGCAGTGGCTTATGTTAAATACTTTTGCTTAATAATTTGCTATTTGCTCTCTGGTGCTGAGCAAGTAGCATACATTGTTTTTAcacctgttttctctctgaaaaCGCCTGCCTGCTGCAGCAAAAACATTATTAGAATAATAAGAGTGAACCACAACAAAATCAGTAATAATTCTCTATGTGTTAATCATCACAGAGATACCTTTTACATTAtacatgtgttgtgtgtttcttaCAGAGTCACAACTGTGTGTAAAAAGGAGGTTTGTGTAAAACTTGAGTTGGATTGGGCGAGGAAGGTGCTGGAGGAATTTCAGAATTCAACTGCTAACAACACCTCGCCATCTGCCCCTTTCAATGTCTTTAAGTGCAATGAGAAGAAAAAATCACCATGAGGATTTCGTCCCTGTGTGTTAAAAAGTTAATATatatgatattttattattggatGTGCATGCATGATATTGAGATCTGTGGCTCGCTAACTACTGATGATTAGGAAGAAAAGTTGGTGTTTTTTACAGCTTTCTTCCTATAGTATTTAACATACCAGTGTTTTTCAGAATTATTACTGTGCATTACTGTTTACATGGGAAGTAATTTTTCAGTGTTGTGCATGTAAGAGAATTGTGTTCTGATTTAATGTGAACCATGAAAATGggacattatttaaaatgtaccgTACTCTATGTCATAAGGTACTGCCTTTCtgaataaaagctttatttttgtaGAGCTGTTGGTTTTTCATTATTGAACCACCAAACTCCTGACAGAGAAAGTGAGCTTCACTGGTGTTCAAACAGGAAAATTTCTGTTTCATAGCTCTACAACAGTTGATAGTTTATACTTCATAGAAAAGGcccaacattaaaaccactgacagGAAAAATGGGCAAATGTGAGGATCTCAGCAACTTTTACAATAGAGACAGACCAATAGAGATTACAGGACAACTGGGTCAGaacatttctaaaacagcaGTTCATGTGCTGTGGTCCCAGTTTGTATTCCTTCTTTTGAGGACCCTGCATTGATGTTTCAGGCAGTTGGTGTTGCAGTCTCCTCCATGAAGACAGCAGGCAGTGCAGGCTGCATGAGAGGAAGAGGTGATGGAGGACAAGAACAAGTAACTATTGGTCTCTTCAATGTTTCCATTGTTTGAAGTTTGAGCAAACATAACTGTGCCAATAACAGCATTTTACGAAGAAATTatgcagagacaaaaagaggcTCTTCAAGATGCTCCATCTGTCTCTTCAAACACCAGCCACAGTTGATGACAACAGATGCTGGTGTgaggttttgttgttggtttctCATGTATACAAAGGcataaaagatgaaataaatcGGTATTAACATTCCTGGAACAGAATTTGTTCGGATCAGATTAGTTTAAATGATCTATTAGATGTATAACATGTTTAATCACAGTGATCGCATATCACAAATTACACCACAAGGCTGTGGTTGTTATTGTtccattaaagaaaatattcctagtttattgttttatgttattatcTTAAAGTAATAGTCAGGTTTCAAACTATTCCTCCTATCCAATCTGGTCATTGTAAAGTGTATGAGgaatttgtatttagtttttttatttttttgcaaaaaaaaaagggtgtaTTTTATTATCCATTTTTAAGATATCTCTTAATAGCCTCCAaaatatttaggaaaaaaacagtttcagtgtTCATACAGGCAAATAACCTGTCTTTTTATGGTAGACAAAAGGACCCAGCATGAACCCACCCATCAGACTCTGAGGCCGCATTAATTCAGCTGATCCCtagcaaaacagtaaaagtttgaaggcaaaagcaaaacaatgaaattgtttttaaaatggtttttgtttttattttgaaaatagcTGGAAGTTTAACAGGCAGAGAGACAAGAGAAGCTACAACACAACTTAGAGGGGGATGAGTTTAATCTGGACCAAACTTGTTGCGTTTTTATACTTCAGCCAATTATATAGAcattggtgccagtcccaagacCAGATACAACTGGgaggttgtggcaggaagggcatccacatgccaaatcaacgtggaGACCCCTTCAGGGACAAGCCGAGAGCTGTTGATTTGAGCCATTTCAATAAACATGTCATAATAAGTGTTATCAGTTATTTTGCAcagtaaaataagttttaaaattactttcttACCTGTGCAGCATGAATTGATTTCCACTACAG
This window encodes:
- the LOC137115055 gene encoding potassium voltage-gated channel subfamily G member 2-like — encoded protein: MGAGRGYLGKLSLILRLLRALRILYAMRLARHSLGLQTLGLTMQRSMREFGLLLLFVCVAVALFSPLVHLAESELAPFAATHPHHSFSSIPASYWWAIISMTTVGYSDMVPRSIPGQIVALTSILSGILIMAFPATSIFHTFSRSYQELKQEYQRLWKEERDEEIAAESEESCLKVDLSPDELVSVSKAENDRPKSSKKHQSTHFHPQLFNGPEQSETFIKHNY
- the LOC137115071 gene encoding C-C motif chemokine 5-like produces the protein MKTLVAVVLLTLICIVHRSAGLDAANLLMSNGCCTVYSPVRVPKGRIKNVVMTPSSCASKAIVVTTVCKKEVCVKLELDWARKVLEEFQNSTANNTSPSAPFNVFKCNEKKKSP